TCGATGACGACGAGGGCATGCCCCCCTCCAACCGCCTCACCCTCCTTGACTCGAATCTCCTGCACGGTACCGGGTCCGGCTGAGCGGAGTTCATTCTCCATCTTCATGGCCTCGACCACAATAATGCCATCGCCGGCACCGACCTGGTCCCCCACACCGACCAAGAGCCGCACCACCTTGCTGGGCATCGGGGCGATGATGACCTGTCGCCCTTCCGGACCCTCTTCCGCCTTCCGGGTAATAGCCTTTATACGCTTCTCCCGTTCGGTCAGCACCTCCACATCGTGGACCTCCCCGTGCACCCCCACCGTATAGGGACTCACGCCTTTGATGATGTCGACTTCGTAGGAGGTACCGTCCACCAGGAGGGAGTAGCATCGGTCCGAGATCCTGACGCAGTCCACCTCCCAGGTGACCCCGTCCACTGAGATCCGAAAGATGGATCCTTCCGGCTCTGCCACCTCGATGCGATACTCGCGTCCGTCACTCTCAGCAATATACTGCATCACCCGATACCCGATGACCGAGGGCATTTCCAATTTCGAATTTCGAAATTCGAATTTCTAAGAGCCGTGAACCCCCCCGCTAGCCGCGTCTCAGTCCTTCGCGACGGGCCGCGAGCGTCCACGCGGATCCAGCGACACCCCGGCCTACGGGGGCTGCGGGCCTCCGTTCCTGCTCGGCAATGTGTGCATGAATCGCGGCGGCCACGATTGCGACATCCTTGTGGCGGGGCTCGCCGCCCTCCTGCTGCGCCAAAAACCTGTCGATGAATGTAGTATCCATGTCTCCCTCCACGAACCGAGGGTCCGACATGACCTCGAAGAGGAAAGAGACCGTGGTCTTGATCCCGGCAACGAGATAATCCTGCAACGCCTGCCGCATCCGGCTGATGGCCTCGGGCCGATCTTTCCCCCAGGCGACGAGCTTGGATATCAGGGGATCGTAATAGATCGGCACCTCAAATCCCTCGTAGACCCCGCTGTCATTCCGGATGCCTGGCGCACTCGGGGGTCGATAGAGGGTGATCCTTCCGGGAAAGGGAGTAAAGCGGTTGGTCGGATCCTCAGCATAGATCCGGCACTCGATCGCATGGCCCCGCGGCTGCACCTCCTCTTGACGCAGGGAGAGGGACTCTCCGGCGGCGATCCGCACCTGGCTCTTGACCAAGTCGATCCCCGTGGTGAGCTCGGTCACCGGATGTTCCACCTGCAGGCGGGCGTTGATCTCCAAGAAATAAAAATTCCGGTCGGTATCGACCAAGAACTCCACGGTCCCCGCATTCTGGTAGCGGCAACCTTTGGCCAAAGCCACCGCGGCCTCTCCCATCCGCCGCCTGAGGTCTGGCGTCATGAAGGGAGAGGGGGACTCCTCCACGACCTTTTGATGCCGGCGCTGCAGGGAACACTCACGCTCTCCGAGATAGAGCGTGTGACCCGTGGCATCGGCAAGGATCTGCATCTCGATGTGCCGCGGACGGGTCAGATACTTCTCAACGAAGATGGCATCGTCACCGAAAGAGGATTGCCCCTCCGAGCGGGCTGCCCGAATGGCCGACTGAAGCTCGGCCTCTTCCCCGACAATCCGCATCCCCTTTCCCCCGCCGCCGGCTGCGGCCTTGATGAGGAGCGGAAAGCCGATCTCCTGTGCCCGCGGGAGGATCTCTTCATCGCGCAGATTTTGGTCGGTCCCAGGCACGGTCGGCACCCCGACTTGCTTGGCCAGGCGGCGCGAGGCGGTCTTGGATCCACACAGTCTCAAGGTTTCGGAGGAGGGGCCGATGAAGACGAACCCTGCCTGTTCGCAGGCCTCGGCAAAGGTGGGATTTTCCGCGAGAAAGCCATAGCCGGGGTGGATGGCCTCAGCCTGACTCTGCCGGGCAATCTCAAGGATCCGATCCACCCGGAGGTAACTCTCGGCCGAGGGAGATGCACCCACCCAATAGGCCTCATCTGCCTTTCGCACGTGCAGCGCCGAGCGGTCGGCATCGGAGTAAATCGCCACCGTCCCGATCCCCATCTCCCGGCAGGCCCGGATGACCCGCAGCGCGATCTCTCCGCGATTGGCAATGAGTATCTTTCGAAACATGTCTTCAGTCCCCCGTCCCCCGTCCCCCGTCCCCTATCCCCAGTGCCCAGTGGTAGTCCTACGTCTCACGTGCCCGTCTGCCGCCCGCAATCTTCTCCCTCCGGCCTCCGCTTGACGACCTAGGTAGCCCAGGAATCCGCCGATAAGAGCTCGGATTTCTTCCAACTTGGCGTATAGTTTTTGCAAATCACGCGACGGCAGTTGGCCACGATCTAGGGCCAAGTATAGATGCGATTGAAGTTCCGCGGCTGATCGCCTCGCATAAACGAGAAAACGAGCAAACTCCCCGTCAGATTGCGACTCAAAGCCTTCTGCAATGTTCGCCATGATCGAAATAGAAGCCCGATCGATCTGCTCCTTCAAAGCCCCGTCCCGGGATAATGAGCGGCTGCGGGTCACCTGGACCAGCATTCCTGCCAGCTTCCTTGCCTCCTGCCAAGCCTGAATATCTTCGAACCGTTCGATCTTCACGTCGAGTCTCTCTGAGGGAGTATCGGTGAGAAAGGGGAGACCGTTGGCGAACTGAGACAGGGGACCGGGGACTTCGGACCGCGGACTCCTATAACGGGATGTTACCGTGCTTTTTCGGGGGATTGGTGTCCCGTTTGGTGGCCGTCAACCGCAGGGCATTAATCAGCTTCGGACGGGTCTCTTTCGGCTCGATCACGTCGTCGATGTACCCTTTCTCTGCCGCCACGTACGGATTTGCAAATTTATCCTTGAATTCCTCGACCCGTTCAGCCCGGAAGGCCTCGACGTCTGTCACCTTGCTCAAATCCCGCCGGAAGAGAATATTCACCGCTCCCTCGGGCCCCATCACGGCGATCTCCGCCGTCGGAAAGGCCAGATTGTAATCGGCCCGCATGTGCTTGGACCCCATGACGCAATAGGCACCCCCATACGACTTGCGGACGATGACCGTGAGCTTCGGCACCGTGGCCTCGCCATAAGCGAAGAGGAGCTTTGCCCCATGCTTGATGATCCCGCCGTGTTCCTGGCTGGTGCCTGGGAGATACCCGGGGACATCCTCCAAGGTGATGATGGGAATGTTGAAGCAGTCGCAGAAGCGGATGAACCGGGCGGCCTTGATGGATGAATTGATGTCGAGGCAGCCTGCCAGCACCATCGGCTGGTTGGCGACGATGCCCACTGTCTGGCCGTCCAGCCGGGCGAATCCGACAAGGATGTTCTGAGCGAGATGCTCCTGCACCTCGAAGAAATAGCGGTCATCGACGACTAATCGAATCAGCTCCTTCATGTCATACGGCTTGTTGGGATTGTCGGGCACAAGCGCGTTCAGGGCCTCGTCCATCCGGTGGGGGTCGTCGGTCGTGGGCCGTCGAGGCGCTTCCTCAAGGTTGTTCTGGGGGAGAAAACTGAGGAGCTCCCGGATGGCGAGTACGCCTTCCTCTTCTGAATCCACAGCGAAGTGGGCTACGCCGGACGTGGCATTGTGGGTCATCGCCCCTCCGAGCTCTTCGAAGGTCACCTCCTCTTGCAGGACCGTCTTGATGACATCCGGCCCGGTGACAAACATGTAGCTCGTCCCCTTCACCATGACGGTGAAGTCCATCAGGGCGGGTGAATAGACAGCCCCCCCTGCGCATGGTCCCATGATCGCGGCAATCTGGGGGATGACCCCCGAGGCCAGAACGTTCCGCAAGAAGATGTCGGCATAGCCAGCCAGGGAGTCGACCCCCTCCTGAATTCTGGCCCCTCCGGAGTCGTTGAGGCTGATGAGGGGAACGCCCATCTTCACCGCGAGGTCCATGACCTTACAGATCTTCTGCGCATTGGTCACGCTCAATGTTCCGCCAAGGCTGGTGAAATCGTATGCAAAGAAATAGACCTGCCTGCCATCAATGGTGCCGTAACCCGTGACTACGCCATCCCCCGGGATCTTTTGCTTCTCCATCTCGAAATCGGTACACCGGTGGGTGACCAGCATATCGAGTTCGGTAAAGCTGCCAGGATCGAGCAGCAGATCTATGCGTTGCCGCGCGGTGAGTTTACCCGCCTTGTGCTGCCGTTCGATCCGCTCGGGGCCTCCGCCGGCCAGCGCTGCTTCCTTCCGCCGCCGCAGCTCCTTGAGTTTGTCTTCAATCGACATCGTCCTTCACCCCTCTCTCACGCGAAAAATAGGTGTTTTTACATACCAGCGATCTGAACAAAAGTCAATCAGATATTTGCCCCCCGGATCCGGCGATGAAGCACCTCTCGCTGTGGCATAAGGATTGCTACAGAAGGAATCACTGACGGAGCATGCCATGGGAAATATTCTCATCGTTGAAGATGACTCCATGAATATGGAGCTGGCCCGTGATGTTTTGGAGTCCAGCGGATACCAGGTGTGCGGCGTCGACTCGGCGGCCGAGGCCTTGCAGGTCCTCAAAGAGGCCTTACCCGATCTCATTCTCATGGACATCCAGCTCCCCGGGCTCGACGGACTCGAGCTCACCCGAACCTTGAAGCAGGACCCGAGGAAGAAGGACATCATCGTCGTTGCCATGACCGCCCACGCCATGAAGGGAGATCGGGAACGGATCCTCGAGGCCGGGTGCAGCGGCTACATCGCAAAACCCATTGATACGCGGGAACTGTGTCGGGAAGTGGCTAGACACCTCCCCCCACCCGAGCGCCCCAACAACCTTTCAGCGGACTAGTGCCCCTCCAACTAATTCTTCCTAAACACCGCGAGCTTCTCCAGGGGCACTGAGGGGTTGTAGGAGTGTTCCTCCCCGAGGCTCCCCTACGCCTGGGGGGTGCTCAGCGAGGCAAGCGCCGAGCGCCGAAGGGGGGCCTGCCCCCCGAGTACTGACTGTGGACCGATGACCGACGACCGAAAAAGGACCCCTTGGTCCCTTACGGTCATCGGATAACGGTCAACGGGCATCGGTCGCTAGTTGGTGCGGCACTAGCCCCATCCCTCGACCATTACGCATTCTCTAGGCCCGCTCCGGCACGGCCAATACGCAAGCATCCCCCGATCAACAGCCGCGGCCCCGCAAGCCCTTCAAAAGCCTGTCTTTGCATGGCTTCTGGCGATTTTCTCGTTGACATCTTCCCCTGTAAAACTAAAATAATAAAGCCCGTGCCGAAGTGGCGGAATTGGTAGACGCGCACGCTTGAGGGGCGTGTGGGGTAACCCGTGGGGGTTCGAGTCCCCCCTTCGGCACCAAGGACTCTCGCACGTATGCTCTCGCTCCTCTATCCCCGCCAACGCTGCCGCCCCCACGGCCAGAGATGCGCGGGCAGGAGACGAGTCGGGAGGTGTTTCTGTCCCCGAAGCCGTGATGCACATGAACAGCCATTCATCGATGGGAATAGTGTCAGAGGAAGGTGCACCATTGTCGGGACCGCGGACCTGCGGGCCGGCGGGAATTTCCCGAGGACTCTGGATGTTCACTGCGATACAGGAATGTGAAATAAAGCCCTCGACAACCCGTCAAACATGGTAGGGAGATGAGACCCCAGCTCAGAAGATAAACCAAGAGACGGGCGGCGAACGCGGTAAGGAGGGAAAGGTGATGCGGAAATTGATGAGTCTCATCGCTGCCGTTGCCCTCGTCAGTGCCTGTGCGAACCGGCCACTCACCTCTCAGGAGCAGGGGGCCCTGACCGGGGCCGCCCTGGGCGCGGTAGCAGGATCACTCATCGCAGCCGGCACCGGAGGCAATACTGCGACCGCCGCTGCCGCCGGGATGGGTCTCGGGGCCCTAACCGGGGCGATGGTAGGTGGCGCCATCGAGAACGAGCGGGCGGAAACGGGCAACCCCCCCACTTCAGCCGCATCCACATCCACCCAGTCCACGGCAGCAGCGCAGGCCGCTCAGCCGTGGTCCGGAACTTATAACCCGACTGCCGGAACCATAGACCCCACCGTGGGAAAGTTCGTCAACGGCACGCGATGGCAGCTCGAGATCTACGTTGACGCCGACCCGCAGGATTTGGATGGTGCCGCGGGCATCACGTTAAACCCCCAGCAGTCCCAGCCGCAAAACCTGGACCTGGGGCCCCACCGAATCATTGCCCAGGCTTACGTCGAAACGCAGTTCGGGACCCGAACAGTTGGGCGGTACGACCGGACAGTCCAGGTGGATCCGCGAGGCAGCGGCTGGACACTCCACTTTACCGAGGGTGATTTCCGCTAAGTCCTTCGATTCATAAGTTCTGTGTCGAACTTATTTACTCAGGACTTAGTGCTGAGTGACCAACATCTCTAATGTAATTCACAAAAATACGTAACCGTATTTGCGAATCGAAGCACTAAGGGAGTGCTGCAGTGGCGCACGGGAAGAGATGGAAAGGCCTCGGTGGCGTTGGGGAGAAGCTCACCGGGAGGCTGGAGACGTGGCTGAGCGGCTGGGAGCAGAGCCGGTTCCTTTCGGCCTATAATCGGTTCCGCCGCCGGTTTTCAGGACCTCCCGTTCCCGGCCTGCCCGAGAGCAGCACCTTAGATCCCTTTGTTTTCATGTCTGTAGGGATCCATCTCCTGATTCTCCTCCTCATCTATCTCTTGGCTGCCCAGACCCTCTCTCTAGCCGAGCGCCCCCCCATCAGCGTCCGGATCCTCGAGACCAAGGCTCAAGCGCCAGCCCGTGCGCGCAAGCAGAAACCACTCCGCCAAGCAAAGAAACGGACAGCGCAGAAGAAACCGCGGCAGAAGCCCAAACCCAAGTCCGTTCCACAACCCAAGCCAACTCCACCAAAGCAAGTGGCAAAGCCGAAGTTTACGCCCAAGACCCTTCCCAAGGTCGCAATGGTCAAACCGCACGTCCCCAAACCACTCCCTAAGACAGTCCACAAGGAGACGCTCACTGCGCCAAAGCTAGAGACCCCTTCTCCGGAACGCGTGTTACCTGAAAAGGGGCTCCTGCCGATGCCGGTGAAACCCTTTGAGGCTGAACCCGTTCCGGGGGGACCACCGAGAGAGGTTCCTCGATCATTCACCGCTCCACCCCCTTCGGCACCTGCAGAGGTTCCGACTGAAATCGCTCCACTCCCCGCTCCCAGCCCGACGGCCTCGGTGAGCCCCACACCCTCTATGCCGACAGAACTCGGCGAGACGACGGTCGAAGGATTTCAGCAGCCCACCGGGCCCGTCGTGGTCCCGGAGCGCTTTTTGAAAGCGGGAAGACCCCAGACAACCCCGGGAGCGGCCTTGGAGCTCATCGACACTTCTGATCCGGACTTCACAGAATATTTCGAGCTGATCAAACGCCGGGTGTTTGCGGCCTGGCGCTATCCTGAAAAGGTCCGGGGCGTCCACAAGGTCTCGCT
Above is a window of Candidatus Methylomirabilota bacterium DNA encoding:
- a CDS encoding acetyl-CoA carboxylase biotin carboxylase subunit, producing the protein MFRKILIANRGEIALRVIRACREMGIGTVAIYSDADRSALHVRKADEAYWVGASPSAESYLRVDRILEIARQSQAEAIHPGYGFLAENPTFAEACEQAGFVFIGPSSETLRLCGSKTASRRLAKQVGVPTVPGTDQNLRDEEILPRAQEIGFPLLIKAAAGGGGKGMRIVGEEAELQSAIRAARSEGQSSFGDDAIFVEKYLTRPRHIEMQILADATGHTLYLGERECSLQRRHQKVVEESPSPFMTPDLRRRMGEAAVALAKGCRYQNAGTVEFLVDTDRNFYFLEINARLQVEHPVTELTTGIDLVKSQVRIAAGESLSLRQEEVQPRGHAIECRIYAEDPTNRFTPFPGRITLYRPPSAPGIRNDSGVYEGFEVPIYYDPLISKLVAWGKDRPEAISRMRQALQDYLVAGIKTTVSFLFEVMSDPRFVEGDMDTTFIDRFLAQQEGGEPRHKDVAIVAAAIHAHIAEQERRPAAPVGRGVAGSAWTLAARREGLRRG
- a CDS encoding acyl-CoA carboxylase subunit beta, producing the protein MSIEDKLKELRRRKEAALAGGGPERIERQHKAGKLTARQRIDLLLDPGSFTELDMLVTHRCTDFEMEKQKIPGDGVVTGYGTIDGRQVYFFAYDFTSLGGTLSVTNAQKICKVMDLAVKMGVPLISLNDSGGARIQEGVDSLAGYADIFLRNVLASGVIPQIAAIMGPCAGGAVYSPALMDFTVMVKGTSYMFVTGPDVIKTVLQEEVTFEELGGAMTHNATSGVAHFAVDSEEEGVLAIRELLSFLPQNNLEEAPRRPTTDDPHRMDEALNALVPDNPNKPYDMKELIRLVVDDRYFFEVQEHLAQNILVGFARLDGQTVGIVANQPMVLAGCLDINSSIKAARFIRFCDCFNIPIITLEDVPGYLPGTSQEHGGIIKHGAKLLFAYGEATVPKLTVIVRKSYGGAYCVMGSKHMRADYNLAFPTAEIAVMGPEGAVNILFRRDLSKVTDVEAFRAERVEEFKDKFANPYVAAEKGYIDDVIEPKETRPKLINALRLTATKRDTNPPKKHGNIPL
- a CDS encoding four helix bundle protein, which codes for MKIERFEDIQAWQEARKLAGMLVQVTRSRSLSRDGALKEQIDRASISIMANIAEGFESQSDGEFARFLVYARRSAAELQSHLYLALDRGQLPSRDLQKLYAKLEEIRALIGGFLGYLGRQAEAGGRRLRAADGHVRRRTTTGHWG
- a CDS encoding response regulator, whose protein sequence is MGNILIVEDDSMNMELARDVLESSGYQVCGVDSAAEALQVLKEALPDLILMDIQLPGLDGLELTRTLKQDPRKKDIIVVAMTAHAMKGDRERILEAGCSGYIAKPIDTRELCREVARHLPPPERPNNLSAD
- a CDS encoding TonB family protein, yielding MAHGKRWKGLGGVGEKLTGRLETWLSGWEQSRFLSAYNRFRRRFSGPPVPGLPESSTLDPFVFMSVGIHLLILLLIYLLAAQTLSLAERPPISVRILETKAQAPARARKQKPLRQAKKRTAQKKPRQKPKPKSVPQPKPTPPKQVAKPKFTPKTLPKVAMVKPHVPKPLPKTVHKETLTAPKLETPSPERVLPEKGLLPMPVKPFEAEPVPGGPPREVPRSFTAPPPSAPAEVPTEIAPLPAPSPTASVSPTPSMPTELGETTVEGFQQPTGPVVVPERFLKAGRPQTTPGAALELIDTSDPDFTEYFELIKRRVFAAWRYPEKVRGVHKVSLRFSLDRVGVARGIQVIRSSNAELNASAADAMDRASPFPPIPEKFRALVGQPLTLIFTVTIR